In Streptomyces sp. NBC_01439, the following are encoded in one genomic region:
- the ffh gene encoding signal recognition particle protein, translated as MFDTLSDRLANTFKGLRGKGRLSEADIDAAAREIRIALLEADVALPVVRSFIANVKERARGEEVSKALNPSQQVLKIVNDELVTILGGETRRLRFAKTAPTVIMLAGLQGAGKTTLAGKLGLWLKGQGHAPLLVACDLQRPNAVNQLSVVAERAGVAVYAPQPGNGVGDPVQVAKDSVEYARTKQYDIVIVDTAGRLGIDAELMQQAADIRDAVTPQEILFVVDAMIGQDAVNTAEAFRDGVGFDGVVLSKLDGDARGGAALSIAHVTGKQIMFASNGEKLDEFDAFHPDRMAGRILDMGDMLTLIEQAEKTFSQAEAEKMAAKLAKGPKEFTLDDFLAQMEQVRKMGSISKLLGLLPGMGQIKDQINNIDERDVDRTAAIIKSMTPAERHDPTIINGSRRARIAKGSGTEVSAVKSLVERFFDARKMMSRMAQGGGMPGMPGMPGMGGGPGRQKKQVKQAKGKRKSGNPMKRKEEEAAAAARREQGPQAIEPAAAGNPFGLPAGGQDGGDFDLPDEFKKFMK; from the coding sequence TCCGTATCGCGCTCCTCGAGGCAGATGTCGCCCTGCCCGTCGTCCGCTCGTTCATCGCGAACGTCAAGGAGCGGGCCCGGGGCGAGGAGGTCAGCAAGGCGCTGAATCCCTCCCAGCAGGTGCTCAAGATCGTCAACGACGAGCTCGTCACCATCCTCGGCGGCGAGACCCGGCGGCTGCGCTTCGCCAAGACCGCCCCCACCGTGATCATGCTGGCCGGTCTCCAGGGTGCCGGTAAGACCACCCTCGCCGGAAAGCTCGGCCTCTGGCTGAAGGGGCAGGGCCACGCCCCGCTGCTGGTCGCCTGCGACCTCCAGCGCCCCAACGCCGTCAACCAGCTCTCCGTCGTCGCCGAGCGCGCCGGGGTGGCCGTGTACGCGCCCCAGCCCGGCAACGGCGTCGGCGACCCGGTCCAGGTCGCGAAGGACTCCGTCGAGTACGCGCGGACCAAGCAGTACGACATCGTCATCGTCGACACCGCCGGCCGCCTCGGCATCGACGCCGAGCTGATGCAGCAGGCGGCGGACATCCGTGACGCGGTGACACCGCAAGAGATTCTTTTCGTCGTCGACGCCATGATCGGCCAGGACGCGGTCAACACCGCCGAGGCCTTCCGTGACGGCGTCGGCTTCGACGGCGTCGTGCTCTCCAAGCTCGACGGCGATGCCCGCGGCGGTGCCGCGCTCTCCATCGCGCACGTCACCGGCAAGCAGATCATGTTCGCCTCGAACGGCGAGAAGCTCGACGAGTTCGACGCGTTCCACCCCGACCGCATGGCGGGCCGGATCCTCGACATGGGTGACATGCTCACCCTCATCGAGCAGGCCGAGAAGACCTTCTCGCAGGCCGAGGCCGAGAAGATGGCGGCCAAGCTCGCCAAGGGTCCCAAGGAGTTCACGCTCGACGACTTCCTGGCCCAGATGGAGCAGGTCCGCAAGATGGGCTCCATCTCCAAGCTGCTCGGCTTGCTGCCCGGCATGGGGCAGATCAAGGACCAGATCAACAACATCGACGAGCGCGACGTCGACCGCACCGCCGCGATCATCAAGTCGATGACCCCGGCCGAGCGCCACGACCCGACGATCATCAACGGCTCGCGCCGTGCCCGCATCGCCAAGGGCTCCGGCACCGAGGTCAGCGCGGTCAAGTCGCTGGTCGAGCGGTTCTTCGACGCACGCAAGATGATGTCCCGCATGGCCCAGGGCGGCGGCATGCCGGGCATGCCGGGCATGCCCGGGATGGGCGGCGGCCCCGGCCGGCAGAAGAAGCAGGTCAAGCAGGCCAAGGGCAAGCGCAAGAGCGGCAACCCGATGAAGCGCAAGGAAGAGGAGGCCGCAGCCGCGGCCCGCCGCGAGCAGGGCCCGCAGGCGATCGAGCCCGCGGCCGCCGGCAACCCCTTCGGCCTTCCGGCGGGCGGCCAGGACGGCGGGGACTTCGACCTTCCGGACGAGTTCAAGAAGTTCATGAAGTAG